The DNA region TAGCAATTAAAATTAAAAATTGCTGAATAAATATATAGGACTACTATTTTATTTTTGAACAAAATTTAGATTTAGATATTGTAGGGTGTGTTAGAACGGAGTTCGTAACGCACCATTATCAAGGGTTTGGTGCGTTACGCTGTCGCTAACACACCCTACTGGCGTGTCTAGACTAATTTTGTGCATTAACTAACCGCAGAGGCGCAGAGAACACAGAGATATTAAAGGAAATCTATTGCATTATTTTAGCCTTGACAGGCTACTACGCAATACGGTTCAGTTAAGACTAAAACTCTTTGTCAAAGTCAATTTTTTTAACGAACCACAGAGGCGCAGAGGGCACTGAGAGAAGAGAGAAATGCTTAACTGAACTGTATTGGGCTACTACGTATCTTTTCAGAAATCAAATCGGATTCCTATAGTTATGAAAATTGCTGACTTAATTACTTGGTTTGAAGCATGGGCAAATCCCGCTTGGTGTGAAAGCTGGGATAATTGCGGCTGGCAGATTGAACCAGGAGTATTGCAGGAAAAAGCACGGGTTTTAGTATGTTTGACACCGACTTTGGCAGTAATGCAAGAAGCGATCGCTCTCAATGCTAATCTGATATTTGCCCATCATCCGTTGATTTTTACTCCTCCCAAATCTTTACGCACTGGTGAAGCGATCGCAGAAATGGTACGGTTGTCCTTTACCCACAATATTGGTATTTACACTGCCCATACGAATTTTGATCAAGTGCAGGATGGTACTGCTGACGTTTTAGCTCAAATTTTAGAACTCAAAGAAGTTACTCCCATAGTACCGACACAAGGAGGATTAGGATATGGTCGTGTTGGTTTGCTAGAGCCATTTCTAACATTACAGGAATTACTCGCAGCCATTCAAAGCCGACTTGCTCCCCCTAATTTGATTTTTTCTCCAAGTGCTGATTTACAGCAAACAATTTCACGAGTTGCTGTTTTAGGTGGTTCGGGGGCTAGTTATATTTCAGCTGTCGCCAAAACTGGTACTCAAGTTTATCTGACTTCTGACTGTAAGTTTCATCAGTTTCAAGAAAGCCGCGATCGCAATCTCATTTTAATCGATGCCGGACATTACGCTACCGAACGTCCAGCTTGCGATCGCTTGGTGCAAAAATTCCAGTCTTTAAACTTAGACTGGGTGCAATTAAGCCAAAAGGATGAAGATTTCCGCCAGTTTTTTGCTTGATTGCTTATGTTTCACTAAAATTTCCTTATCTTTATAATCTGATCAAATTGTACGCCATCTCAGTACCGACGCTAAAGTTTTTTGTAACCATTATCTGCGTATATAAATAGATAAATGCACTTAAATCTTATATTGTAACCCATTGATGTGATCTAAATCACTAACTAGGTGTAATGATAATCACATCATATTCATGTTCCATATCAATTAATATCAAAGGTAAATGTTCCACACTTGACATAACAATTTGTTTACTCTGTCCTAACCAAGATGATTCGCACACTCGTTGAATCTGCTTTCCAAACTGGATATCTTAGTGTTGAATCTGAGGGATTACTCCATCAAGTGCTTGTCACTAAATGCTGGAAGGAAGAGGATTTGTCAGCCCTCGCAGCCCTATACGATGCAGTTCGGGCAGGTAAAATTAAACGAGAAGCCTCCTCATCAAACGTGCTTATGGAATTTTCGCTACCATATAAATCTTGCTGATAGTCCAAAATAAGCGGAGGGTGATTTTCCTATGTTTCCCTCTTATCCCCCATTTCCTTTGCCCCTGAAGCTTCTCACCTCTACTCCGTTGCTTTTTAATTAGCTATCATCAGGCAAAAACCTTTAAAAATCAAAACTATTTAGGTGTTGTTGTTGAAAACCATCAAGGTCAGCAAGAGAATGAGTTAAGATCATATACACATGGGTAAAAGTAAAACCAAGTCCCCGGACTTCCCAGCAATGCCAATGATTAAAAGTAGGCAAGTTAAACAACCGCAATCAACGATTGGTTTTGAGTATTCTTTATTACATAATAGTAACAAGAACTCACCAGCAAATATGAGCCTGGTTAGGACAGGTTCCGAATTGTTTGGCTTCGATGAAGCAGACATTGAGTAGAATGAGCCGGAGGGAGATTAAGTTCATTGCTGCAAGCATTGATTTCTGACCCAAAATTTCCCAATATTTGACAACTACATGCAAGTTTTGGGATTAGGTGATGAAGCGTACTTGTTCTGAACAGTGAAATTAAGCTCTTAAAGGTGTAATGTAATTGGGTAGAACCCAGATTTTGACAGGTTTAACTACGTTGTTTAAAAAGGCAGAAACAGTACATGCTACACCGCAAGATTTATCAACTCTGTTGCGATGGGCGCGAGGTATGTGTTTTCTTGCGGGACCAGCAACGCTGGATTGAACGCGCCCGCATCATCGACATAGAGGGAGATTTAGTGACCCTACGCTATGAAACAGAAGAAGAAGACGAAGTTTGTTCTTGGGAAGAAATGGTTCGCCTCGAGAGCATTGGTGCTGTAACGCAAAAACTAGCTTCAGTACCACGCGGTAATGTGGAGCCTTTGATGACTGAAGATTGTCCCGAAGCCGAACGCATCCACAACCGTTACACTGACTCTAATCCAGAATAATCAGTCATTAGTCATTAGTCATTAGTCATTCGTCATTAATTAAAAATGACAAAAGACACCGGATTAATGACTATTGGCTATCATTCAAACCTTCAAAAGCAGGACAGTAACCTTCTAGAGTTACCTTAAAGTTATACAACGGGGAAGCTGGATTCCAACATCGCTGCCCCCTTTGGTGTCGGCAAGTACCACAACAGTCTACATCTGTCCATGTATAGCGATCGCTATTTTGGTTGAGCAATTCTCTTTGAGACAATCCCCTCAATACTAGTTCTTCGCCTTGCCAACGAGCTTCGATCAAACCAGTATCAGCAAATTGCCGCCAACGAGGATCGGTAGTAATCACATCAGTTAGGGTGATTGTGATTACTGTTCCCAACTCTGTCAGTTCACCTTCGTAATTAGTTTCTGGTGCTGCAGGTTGTAAAAATGTATCGCCGATAGGCAATTCTACTAAAATGTCAGCCGCCGGCGAATGGACATGGTAGCGGTTTTGCAACTCCTCTAAGCTAGTCAGGTCTGCCAAGTAGGCAGGTGAACCGTGAACAAAAATGACGTGCTGGGGTCGCAAATTATGAATTAGCTGCGTAGTACCAGGCCCATCACTATGTTGAGCCAAGAGATAAGTTTCAACAGTGGTAGGTGCTAAATATTCTTTATTAACTTTTATATCAATTTTTTCTGGTAGCAGGATTAGCCAAGGGCCAGTGTCTAGTTGGCAGTGCTTACCCAAATCATCTGTAGAATCGGTGAGAACAATACAAGGTGACTTACCCACAGTGGGACGATGTTCTGCTTGTAAACGACGCACGCGGGGACGCACCCGTTCATCCCAAAATAAGGGTTGATGGCGGGCGAAGTTCTGTACAGATGGGGGAAGATGGGGTAACAGTTCTAGATAAGCATCACAACCAGTAGCAACAGCACCATCTACCCAGATATCTATATCTCGCCCGGTGAAGTGGTGATGAGAGCGTAAGAGCATTAATAATTCTTGACCCAATCCTAAAGCCGGGGTGGGAAGGATCACAGAACAATGGTCAGCGATCGCCCGATTAATTCGTTCTGCTAATTGATTTTCTTGGTTGCGGCGGTGAGGATGACGGGATGTGCCATAACTGCCTTCAATAATTAGCACATCCAAATCTAATCCTCGCAGTTCCTCTAAACGCAAACCTTCTACCAACCGGGAGTTTGACAGGAAAAAATCTCCTGTGTACAGTAACTTATAAGTACGCTGCTTAGTGGTGTAGGTAAGGAGAATTGCCACTGCCCCTGGTAGATGCCCGGAGGGAAATAATTCTGCCACCAAACCATCTTGGAATTCCACAGGCGATCGCAACGGCAAGGCATGACAAAATTCGGAAATTTTCTCAGGATCTTGGTCTAGCCAATTCAACGGCAGTAACTTGCTGGTTACTTCGCTACCATAAATAGGTAACTTTGGAAAAGCTTTATGAAGTGCCAGTAAGCCTCTGGCGTGATCTGGGTGGGCGTGACTAATCAAAACGAAGTCTGCTGGTGGGGGCGAACCAGTTCCACGTACCGACTTAGTAAGCCCCTTCGCCAGCGATGAAATATCCTCCAAACCACAATCCAATAGGATGCGGTGTGGGCCCATCTTCACTAATAAACACACGCCCTCATCGTAATGCTGGACACTATAGGGGAAACATTCTAATTCAGTACCCCCGAACGCAGCATCTACGCGAGAGGATGCCGACAGATTATCCCTCATGCTCTCCTCCCCTCAAACCTCATCATCATGGACATATCCCAAAAGCCAAAAATTACACAAATTTTGGTTTTGTGACTTAGGGGTAAGTTTTATTGTGCGCCCCTACACCCTGAGAATACAGATTTTTGATTGGGGAGGACGCCTCTACTGAACCCGCACTGATTCAGAAAGGTGGACTAACCAGAAGCCATCAAATTACTAGCTCAAAGATGCCTTTTGTTTATTTTCCCTTTGCAAGTTCTGAACGCTCTTAACCAACTCACCTTACAGGAAGTCGCCAAAGCGTTTACAGACTTATCTCAATGTGCAGAGCCATTGCCATGATAGTTATCTGAATCATAGAATCCATTTTTCGTGCCAAAAAACAAGCACGAAAGCGTAAAGATAACTGTTAATCCAGCTAGAATCAGCTTTACATCCATTTTTTTGCTGCCCCTTACTTAAAGACTTTCTTATATTAATTTAGTGCTTTCGCAATCAAACGTAATCACTAGAAAATCTTTACTATGCTTATGTGGATTGGGCAATAGGTAAATTTACCGCAATCAGTCAGATTGTAGAACCTTTCGGTTCACCTGTCTATTGATCTAGATGTAAACCAATATGACACCAAGAGCAATCCTCTACACCCTCTAAAAATCCTCAGTTGTTAGGATTGACCCACTGTTCAAATAAGCTTTTGAGGCTCTTTAGATACAAATCTTTAATAATTTACGAAACTTTACCAAAAAAGCTCTCTTCATCCAAAACTAGCCTAAACGCCAAACTCAAGTCATCACCTTAATATTAAAAACAGAAGTAATTATTTCCCAATCTCTAAATAAAAATACCTGTGTTGTATGACTATCGAACGACTTCCCCAAAAACACTATCCCAAGGCTGAAATTGGGCGACGAGGTATGGCATTGGGGCTTGATTTCCTTGGTGTCTGGTTAGTCAGTTCCCTACTGGGGGGCAGCGATATCGGGATTCAATTTCTGCAAATCCTAGTTTTTGTGATATTTTGGCTGATTTTGCGAGTGCTGGTGGTATACAACAATCAAGGGCAAAGTTTAGGGCGTTGGGCGTTCGATTTAAAGGTATTGGAAGTCGAAGATGGGGAAGTAGTGGGCAGAGTTCCAGATTTGCTCTCACTGGTGAAGCGAGAGGCGATCGTTGGCTTGGGTGCCCTTTTAGTATCAATTGCCCTCAGCAATATTAGAGCCAATCCCACTGCTATACTGCTAGTACTTCCCCTAGCAATTGATTGTGGAACTGCCTTTTCTGATACCCAGATGCGGCAGGCTTTACACGATCGCTATTGTGAAACTTTCATAGTTTCGTCGCGTCGTGGCTACTCGCTTGACATAAAAATTAAAAGATTAGTTGATAATATGCGGCGGAATGTGAGAAGATAGTCATTTGTGTTAATTCTCTTCAGGCTTCACTGTTTGTAAGATTATGGCTAAGAGTAAAGGTGCCCGCATTATTGTGACACTAGAGTGTACCGAGTGTCGGACAAATTCAGACAAGCGTTCTGCTGGTGTTTCACGTTATACCAGCACCAAGAATCGCCGCAACACCACTAACAGGCTAGAACTGAAAAAGTTCTGCACCCACTGCAACAAACATACCGTTCACAAGGAAATTAAGTAGAGATGAGTTATTTCCGTCGTCGCCTTTCTCCGATCAAGCCAGGAGAACCAATCGATTATAAAGATGTTGATTTACTGCGTAAGTTTGTCACCGAGCGGGGTAAGATATTGCCACGTCGGATTACTGGGCTTACATCTCAGCAACAGCGAGAGTTGACATTAGCAATTAAACGTTCGCGGATTGTGGCTTTGTTGCCATTTATCAATGCGGAAGGCTAAAAAGAGTGATGAGTTATGAGTGATGAGTTAAGAATCAAAACTCCTAACTCCTAACTCCTAACTTAAAACTATTTAAACTGTTCACCAAATTAAAGTGCGAGAGTTGTGGAGAAGGGGACGCTAGTTGAATTTAGGGTTCAAGGCGATCGCCGTCTGGGCATCGTAGAACGTCCAGACGGTAAAACCCGCTGGTTTGTGGTAGACGAACGTGGTCAATCCCACAGCCTCGCGCCTAGACAAATAACTTATACAGTTACCGGGCAGACTTACAAGCCTTCTGAGATTGCTAGCTTTTTGGAGCAGATCAAGCCTTATTTAGATCCATCTAGCTTAGAAGTAGCTTGGGAACTACTGGTTGAGGATGGGGAAACAGTCACTCCCGACCAAATGGCAAATTTGCTATTTTCAGCATCAGACGCGCCTCCTTGTTACGCCGCCCATTGCTTGTTATCAGACGACAAACTTTATTTCAAGCAAAAAGGAGATGCTTACGAGCCGCGAACTGCTGCTCAAGTGGCAGAACGCAAGCACCAGATGGAAGTAGAGGCGCTAAAAGCTAAGGGACAGCAGGAATTTTTAACTCGTGTAGAGCAGGCGCTCAAAGGTGAAGCAGTAGAGTGGGGCCGTCACGATCGCCAGCGCTTAGAAGGACTCGAAAAATACGCAGCACTGCTTGCTGACACCGTGCGGACAGGAGTCAATTATGATTCCTTGGCTCGTGCTTATCCGCCAAGCGCTCCAGTATTAGAAACTATGACCATGCTGGGACGGCCCACAACACCTCAAGGAGCCTTTCAGCTGTTAGTGGATTTGGGTTGCTGGAGTCCTTATGAAAACCTGTTCCTGCGTCGTTCTTCAATTCCGATTCAATTTCCTAATAAGGTATTAGAAGTGGCGCAACAGCGTTTGGATTTCCCGCCGATTGACTCAGATACAAACCGCCTTGATCTGACTCACCTGAAGGTCTACACCATTGATGACGAAACTACCACAGAGATCGACGATGGTCTGAGTTGGGAAATACTTCCTGATGGCCGGGAACGCCTGTGGGTGCATATCGCCGATCCGACTCGATGGTTAGTACCAGAAGATGAATTAGATTTGGAAGCGAGAAAGCGGGGTAGTACAGTCTATTTACCTACGGGGATGATTCCCATGTTCCCAGAGGTATTGGCGACTGGGCCGATGAGTCTGATCCAGGGACGGGTTTGTTGTGCCCTCAGTTTCGGGATTATTTTAGATACAAGTGGCAAAGTAGAAGATTACAGCATTCATACGAGCTTGATTAAGCCGACTTATCGCCTCACCTACGAAGATGTAGATGAAATGTTGCAATTACGGGTACAGGCAGAACCAGAAATTGCAGCGATCGCTACATGGGCACAGAAGCGCAAAGCTTGGCGTTACGCTCAAGGGGCAATTAGCATCACCATGCCGGAAGCGATGATCAAAGTCAAAGATGATGAGATCAATATTGACATCTTGGACGATTCTCCGTCGCGGCAAGTAGTGGCAGAAATGATGATTGTTGCCGGTGAAGTTGCGGCACGTTATGGTAAAGCTCATAACATACCTTTGCCCTTTCGCGGTCAGCCCCAACCGGAAT from Nostoc commune NIES-4072 includes:
- the rpsR gene encoding 30S ribosomal protein S18; protein product: MSYFRRRLSPIKPGEPIDYKDVDLLRKFVTERGKILPRRITGLTSQQQRELTLAIKRSRIVALLPFINAEG
- a CDS encoding Nif3-like dinuclear metal center hexameric protein, yielding MKIADLITWFEAWANPAWCESWDNCGWQIEPGVLQEKARVLVCLTPTLAVMQEAIALNANLIFAHHPLIFTPPKSLRTGEAIAEMVRLSFTHNIGIYTAHTNFDQVQDGTADVLAQILELKEVTPIVPTQGGLGYGRVGLLEPFLTLQELLAAIQSRLAPPNLIFSPSADLQQTISRVAVLGGSGASYISAVAKTGTQVYLTSDCKFHQFQESRDRNLILIDAGHYATERPACDRLVQKFQSLNLDWVQLSQKDEDFRQFFA
- a CDS encoding DUF6679 family protein, with product MLHRKIYQLCCDGREVCVFLRDQQRWIERARIIDIEGDLVTLRYETEEEDEVCSWEEMVRLESIGAVTQKLASVPRGNVEPLMTEDCPEAERIHNRYTDSNPE
- a CDS encoding ribonuclease catalytic domain-containing protein, whose translation is MEKGTLVEFRVQGDRRLGIVERPDGKTRWFVVDERGQSHSLAPRQITYTVTGQTYKPSEIASFLEQIKPYLDPSSLEVAWELLVEDGETVTPDQMANLLFSASDAPPCYAAHCLLSDDKLYFKQKGDAYEPRTAAQVAERKHQMEVEALKAKGQQEFLTRVEQALKGEAVEWGRHDRQRLEGLEKYAALLADTVRTGVNYDSLARAYPPSAPVLETMTMLGRPTTPQGAFQLLVDLGCWSPYENLFLRRSSIPIQFPNKVLEVAQQRLDFPPIDSDTNRLDLTHLKVYTIDDETTTEIDDGLSWEILPDGRERLWVHIADPTRWLVPEDELDLEARKRGSTVYLPTGMIPMFPEVLATGPMSLIQGRVCCALSFGIILDTSGKVEDYSIHTSLIKPTYRLTYEDVDEMLQLRVQAEPEIAAIATWAQKRKAWRYAQGAISITMPEAMIKVKDDEINIDILDDSPSRQVVAEMMIVAGEVAARYGKAHNIPLPFRGQPQPELPPEEELLLLPAGFVRACAMRRCMPKSEMSITPLRHAGLGLDTYTQATSPIRRYSDLLTHFQLKAHLRGEVLPFTADQLKEVMMTVTSITQEVTMVERQTNRYYALEYLRRHPEETWEVTVLMWLREDSNLALILLEDLGLQLPMVFKRSVNLGEQILVKVSHADPQKDMIQFQEIVYQEAQIAAN
- the rpmG gene encoding 50S ribosomal protein L33, with the translated sequence MAKSKGARIIVTLECTECRTNSDKRSAGVSRYTSTKNRRNTTNRLELKKFCTHCNKHTVHKEIK
- a CDS encoding RDD family protein — encoded protein: MTIERLPQKHYPKAEIGRRGMALGLDFLGVWLVSSLLGGSDIGIQFLQILVFVIFWLILRVLVVYNNQGQSLGRWAFDLKVLEVEDGEVVGRVPDLLSLVKREAIVGLGALLVSIALSNIRANPTAILLVLPLAIDCGTAFSDTQMRQALHDRYCETFIVSSRRGYSLDIKIKRLVDNMRRNVRR
- a CDS encoding MBL fold metallo-hydrolase gives rise to the protein MRDNLSASSRVDAAFGGTELECFPYSVQHYDEGVCLLVKMGPHRILLDCGLEDISSLAKGLTKSVRGTGSPPPADFVLISHAHPDHARGLLALHKAFPKLPIYGSEVTSKLLPLNWLDQDPEKISEFCHALPLRSPVEFQDGLVAELFPSGHLPGAVAILLTYTTKQRTYKLLYTGDFFLSNSRLVEGLRLEELRGLDLDVLIIEGSYGTSRHPHRRNQENQLAERINRAIADHCSVILPTPALGLGQELLMLLRSHHHFTGRDIDIWVDGAVATGCDAYLELLPHLPPSVQNFARHQPLFWDERVRPRVRRLQAEHRPTVGKSPCIVLTDSTDDLGKHCQLDTGPWLILLPEKIDIKVNKEYLAPTTVETYLLAQHSDGPGTTQLIHNLRPQHVIFVHGSPAYLADLTSLEELQNRYHVHSPAADILVELPIGDTFLQPAAPETNYEGELTELGTVITITLTDVITTDPRWRQFADTGLIEARWQGEELVLRGLSQRELLNQNSDRYTWTDVDCCGTCRHQRGQRCWNPASPLYNFKVTLEGYCPAFEGLNDSQ